A window of Massilia sp. NR 4-1 genomic DNA:
GGAAGGCATCACCATCCTGCTGGTCGAGCAGAACGCCAAGCTCGCGCTCGAAGCCGCCGACCGTGGCTACGTGATGGACTCCGGCCAGATCACCATGACCGGCAACGCCGACGATATGCTGCACGACCCCCGCGTCAAAGCCGCCTACCTCGGCGAATAAACCTTTGATCCAGCGCGAAAAATGTCCACCCTGGTGCCGGGCACTGGAGTCGGACATTCTTTGATCTAAATCAGCACATATCCCACCCTGGTGCCTCGGCGGCCCCGCCTGACACCAAGGTGGGACATTTTTTGATTTTTATTAAACGCCGTTGGCGAGCAGGGCGGCGAGGCGGGGGAGGTCGATGTTGCCGCCGCTGAGGATGATGCCGATGCGTTGTCCGCGCAGCTGTTCTTTCATCTTGCGCGCGGCGGCGTAGCCGAGGCAGCCGGTGGGTTCCACCACCAGCTTCATGCGGGCGGCGAAGAAGCGCATGGCGTCGACCAGCTCGGCATCGCTGGCGGTCAGAATGTCGGCCGCTTCGCGCAACACGATGGGGAAGGTGTAGTTGCCCATGTGCTGGGTCTGGGCGCCGTCGGCGATGGTTTGCGGCGTGTCGATGTGGACGATCTTCCCGCTGCGGAAGGATTGCTGGCCATCGTTGCCGGCTTCGGGTTCGACGCCGTAGACCTTGCACTGTGGCGACAGCGCGCGTACCGCGAGCAGGCTGCCGGACATCAGGCCGCCGCCGCCCATCGGCGCGAACAGGGCGTCGAGTTGGCCCACTTCTTCGATCAGCTCCTTGGCGGCCGTGCCTTGGCCGGCGATGACGTCGGGATGGTCATAGGGCGGAATCAGGGTCATGCCATGTTTCTGCGCCAGGTCGCGGCCGATCTGCTCGCGGTCTTCCTTGTAGCGGTCGTAGATGATGACGGTGGCGCCGTAGCCGCGCGTGGCGGCGATCTTGGATTCGGGCGCGTCGTGCGGCATGATGATGGTGGCGGGGATGCCCAGTATCCTGGCCGCCAGGGCAATCGCTTGCGCGTGGTTGCCGGACGAGAAAGCCAGGACGCCGGCCTTGCGCTGCTGCGCGTCGAATTTCGACAGGGCGTTGAAGCCGCCGCGGAATTTGAAGGCGCCCATGCGCTGCAGGTTTTCGCATTTGAAGAAGACTTCGGCGCCCAGTTCTTCGTTGACGGTGCGCGAGGTCAGCACCGGGGTGCGGTGGGCATGGCCTTCGATGCGGCGCGCGGCCGCCGCGACATCGTCGTAAGTGGGCAGTATCAGTTCGCTCATTGCTTTCCTTTCGTTTTACCAGGGCCAGGCGATGCTGCTGCCCGCGCCTTCCGTTACGGCGCGCCGGTACAGCATGCGCGCCACCGTCAAGTCTTGCAGGGCAAGGCCTGTCATATCAAAAACCGTGATGCTGTCTTGCGCCGGACGCTGGCCGCCTTGCGCCAGCAGCGCGCCGATTTCTTCGGCCGGCAACGTGGGCGCCCATTGCAGCTCGCCCACTTGCCGCGCCTGCGCCAGGTCGTCGGCCCAGAGATGGGCGCGTTCCAGCAGGCCTGGCGGCAGCTCGCGCTTGCCGCGCGTGTCGGCGCCGACGGCGTTCAGGTGCGTGCCTGGCTGCACCGCATCGGCGGCAAACAAAGGGGTTTTGCTTGGCGTGGTGGTGATGACGATGTCGCTGTCCGCCACGGCCGCATCGGCGCTGATGCCGGGCGCGATATCGCAGCGCTGCGCGAATGCGGCTTCGAAGGCGCTGTCGCGGCGCGCGCCGGAAGCGAGGTAGCGCACCTGGCGCAGGCCGGGCAGGGCGCGCAGCGCGTAGTCGAGCTGGGCGCGCGCCTGCACGCCGGTGCCGAAGAGGCACAGGCGGCTGGCGCCGGCGCGGGCCAGCGCCTGCAGGCCCAAGGCCCCCGCCGCCGCGGTGCGCTCGGTGGTGATGGCGTTGCCGTCGATGAGGCATTGCGGCCGGCCCGTGGCGGGATCGTGCAGCAGGATGGTGGCCTGGTGCGCGTCGCCACCCACGCCGCGGTTGGCGGGCCAGAAGCCGGCCGCCTTGTAACCGAGCAGGCCTTGCGCCGCCACGTCCCCGGCCTTGATGCCGAAGATGGCGCCGCCCGGCAGCGCTTCGCGCACCAGGGGGAAGATGCGGCCGGCGCGCTGCTGATGCAACAGGAAGGCTTCGCGCACCGCGTCCAGTACGGCGCCGGGATGCAGCAGGGCGGCGACCTGGTCGCGGTCGAGCAGGAGCAGGCGGGCGTTATTTCGCATAGTTGTACACCGTGGCGCGTGAGACGCCCAGATGCTGGGCGATGATTTCCATGGCGCGCCGCAGATCGAGCAGGCCCGCGCTTTTCAGTTCGCGCAGCAGGTTGCGGCGTTCGTCGGCCTTGAGGGCGCGTGGCGTGGTGGCCAGGCGCGCGGCAAACTGGTCGATGCGGGCGCGGATGGCGTCGGCGCCGGCCGGGTCCAGGCTTTCCTGGATGGCGGCGTTGGCGTCCACGCTGCCGAACTGGCCGAGCAGGCTATGCAGGCTGCGGAACAGGCTCAGGTCGACGTTCATGCACAGGGCGGCGACGTAGTTGCCTTCATCGTCCTTGATGCCGATCGAGGTGCTTTTGGCTTGCCGTCCATCGGGGAAGTGGTTGGGGTAGTTGGCCAGTACTTGCGGATAGGCGGGATCGGCGATGCGCGCCAGACCCAGCTCGGTGGCCGGGTCGCCGGGCTGGCGGCCCGACAGATTGTTATGGATGGCCAGCACCGTGCTGTGCGGGTCGCG
This region includes:
- a CDS encoding threo-3-hydroxy-L-aspartate ammonia-lyase, with product MSELILPTYDDVAAAARRIEGHAHRTPVLTSRTVNEELGAEVFFKCENLQRMGAFKFRGGFNALSKFDAQQRKAGVLAFSSGNHAQAIALAARILGIPATIIMPHDAPESKIAATRGYGATVIIYDRYKEDREQIGRDLAQKHGMTLIPPYDHPDVIAGQGTAAKELIEEVGQLDALFAPMGGGGLMSGSLLAVRALSPQCKVYGVEPEAGNDGQQSFRSGKIVHIDTPQTIADGAQTQHMGNYTFPIVLREAADILTASDAELVDAMRFFAARMKLVVEPTGCLGYAAARKMKEQLRGQRIGIILSGGNIDLPRLAALLANGV
- a CDS encoding ornithine cyclodeaminase family protein, producing the protein MRNNARLLLLDRDQVAALLHPGAVLDAVREAFLLHQQRAGRIFPLVREALPGGAIFGIKAGDVAAQGLLGYKAAGFWPANRGVGGDAHQATILLHDPATGRPQCLIDGNAITTERTAAAGALGLQALARAGASRLCLFGTGVQARAQLDYALRALPGLRQVRYLASGARRDSAFEAAFAQRCDIAPGISADAAVADSDIVITTTPSKTPLFAADAVQPGTHLNAVGADTRGKRELPPGLLERAHLWADDLAQARQVGELQWAPTLPAEEIGALLAQGGQRPAQDSITVFDMTGLALQDLTVARMLYRRAVTEGAGSSIAWPW
- a CDS encoding transcriptional regulator, translated to MQSKDHDHLIAQLQHIAAGLGQTLAPFCEVVLHDLRDPHSTVLAIHNNLSGRQPGDPATELGLARIADPAYPQVLANYPNHFPDGRQAKSTSIGIKDDEGNYVAALCMNVDLSLFRSLHSLLGQFGSVDANAAIQESLDPAGADAIRARIDQFAARLATTPRALKADERRNLLRELKSAGLLDLRRAMEIIAQHLGVSRATVYNYAK